Proteins found in one Campylobacter canadensis genomic segment:
- the dcm gene encoding DNA (cytosine-5-)-methyltransferase, which produces MLKVAGFFAGAGGIELAFKEAGFNIIYANEINPQAAKIYEANFFKHKVDVKDIKDVSDVPDCDIIVGGFPCQSFSLAGKKLGFSDKVNGSCFFELARIIKLKNPKAFMLENVKGLVNHDKGKTLDIIKNTLKELGYHLHINIYNAKEYANIPQNRERIFIIGFKDEKAYKQYKSLKKIPLTKSIKDFVDFSALVDEKYYKDETYVKYELIKDIKKDKIYTISFKDVRCSVDDVCPCLLASVGKGGGKTPFIKTSDEKIRVLTPQECFKLQGYPSDFIYPQDVSKTQLYVAAGNSVVVPLVKAIALSIKEALEY; this is translated from the coding sequence ATGTTAAAAGTTGCAGGGTTTTTTGCAGGTGCTGGCGGTATAGAATTAGCTTTTAAAGAAGCAGGATTTAATATAATTTATGCGAATGAAATAAATCCACAAGCTGCTAAAATATACGAAGCAAACTTTTTTAAGCATAAAGTTGATGTTAAAGATATAAAAGATGTAAGCGATGTTCCTGATTGTGATATTATCGTGGGTGGTTTTCCTTGTCAAAGCTTTAGCCTTGCAGGTAAAAAGCTTGGATTTAGTGATAAGGTTAATGGTTCTTGCTTTTTTGAATTAGCTAGAATAATAAAGCTTAAAAATCCAAAGGCTTTTATGCTTGAAAATGTAAAAGGTTTAGTAAATCACGATAAGGGTAAAACGCTAGATATTATTAAGAATACTTTAAAAGAATTGGGCTATCACTTACATATAAATATTTATAATGCAAAGGAATACGCAAACATTCCGCAAAATAGAGAAAGAATATTTATCATTGGCTTTAAAGATGAAAAGGCTTATAAACAATATAAGTCTTTAAAAAAAATACCTTTAACTAAAAGTATTAAAGATTTCGTAGATTTTTCTGCTTTAGTGGATGAAAAATATTATAAAGATGAAACTTATGTAAAATATGAACTAATAAAAGATATAAAAAAAGATAAAATCTATACGATATCTTTTAAAGATGTTAGATGTAGCGTTGATGACGTTTGTCCTTGCTTGCTTGCGAGTGTGGGTAAAGGTGGTGGAAAAACGCCTTTTATAAAAACAAGCGATGAAAAAATTAGAGTATTAACTCCACAAGAATGCTTTAAACTACAAGGCTATCCAAGTGATTTTATCTACCCGCAAGATGTATCTAAAACACAGCTTTATGTAGCTGCAGGAAATAGCGTAGTAGTGCCGCTTGTAAAAGCAATTGCATTAAGCATAAAAGAAGCTTTAGAATATTAA
- a CDS encoding type II toxin-antitoxin system HicA family toxin: protein MPELPILTAKECEKLLLKNGFIFDRQKGSHKIYYKDNLRMVLPFHSGKNLHPKIIKQVLELIKN from the coding sequence ATGCCTGAATTGCCAATTTTAACCGCTAAAGAATGTGAGAAATTGCTTTTAAAAAATGGCTTTATTTTTGATAGACAAAAAGGTAGTCATAAGATATATTATAAAGACAATTTAAGAATGGTTTTGCCTTTTCATAGCGGCAAAAACTTGCACCCAAAAATAATAAAACAAGTTTTAGAACTTATAAAAAATTAA
- a CDS encoding type II toxin-antitoxin system HicB family antitoxin, producing the protein MNAIIEKDENGYYAYVPNLKGCVSQGDTYEEALKNIKEATELYLESLSNEERLKLLNAFISIVPLQVGNYA; encoded by the coding sequence ATGAATGCAATTATAGAAAAAGATGAAAACGGATATTATGCTTATGTACCAAACCTAAAAGGATGTGTTTCACAAGGCGATACTTACGAAGAAGCATTAAAAAACATAAAAGAAGCGACAGAATTATATTTAGAGAGTTTAAGTAATGAAGAAAGATTAAAACTTTTAAATGCTTTTATTTCAATAGTACCTTTGCAAGTTGGTAATTATGCCTGA
- a CDS encoding SNF2-related protein, with amino-acid sequence MNNDELIKFLDENPTYKDEIIKKAKNQNLQNQVENIINDMDTSNNEYLKNIIPSQEKIPQEKIQEPTTPTQIPTQESNSQAQIGLKEKDVLPNNDSVKGVNNYDEYYNKLSEKYNISIGDLRNLHKENDYKDLEKIPGLLDNVVLEQGKNDFKPIKEVLFSEVGRVRQSTNNQEFYGLNQNETKKILNNLSSNYEVDESEVIQLYNNYVEKKVLNEQKYLGVKDFLKEQNNIDEDEIQDIRAKTDLVVQETFKDFVNIGNAFLNDDKSSINELNEKKEKSIQMLSQHLQDNYGYSVVQFENGEYGVRNLITGKITQMDIDAGFWKKTNANKYEILGSIGGAFAGAHLGGGVGLYAVANAAALAGANLDLNSALNYLNINMSSAERIWHLSNTLAANLTLDLATMGAGKGLKVVSKKVILGAGKGLKVVSKKVIPSSALFTKAKKFVGGRAIGSAKTYAKDLQIDDDVYEVLLNANEKYKFADLSNLQHNQKTRERMADVVLTNTLGRIGKREITQEQKEILLKALISEQGVDNLIEAVQKNISYAPLLEKNIIGAHTRALHNFLGQIKDSTSEEEISKIIFNNINEIKNNYTKVYEKIKKIDKNENHKVDIKEFSKLLNNFLESDTNIAHLTSKQKQKKFFRGFENIVFDDKHNLKSFNANELIEIRKELYNYYYSNTNKGALKKDYKALKDILDSKIYDYLEKLETSGHKELAKEFKAVNDDYHFYKSVLLDDTIGLKKTINDEVLDNNAFLNAYENLLKNDIRDKSGVNYFHNFISKLSDEQRAKIEFAIIERNLSKNVFTQRLSEVQSYAYDKIADSLKGYNFLSQTSKDAVELIDVYSKFFANDIKILKAISKDATEQLSQGISQNPKHRFFTMLSNLFMQSMKKYMFWTDAGKKAAFQYHILQGIKHSKSINDFNEYLKTSYNLAKDSKLAYSNILKEMVDDTEKMLDIKEEIIKESTKGRLKKAKEKKINLDNVNHNSDKVDLINAGFTKEEASKMTLKPFDELGALGSNNEIFKMDFKKFINKINDNEEEFYKRRYLLDERTNSTSVKFSADDRFNELSQVNGVKRDDIITTEGRTAEPNSGTLGDTRKEPFKTDTRIRENTDERLANTVSKQLPDTDLARLSEQRNANSVNATKAMDDTRYDNAELASDNRGDLSTATNTRAAKSQKNGNERFRATTDTNRLERDRRVRQQYARSQKNIIYSVKLEKEEIINHLANKKAKQKITKDLSDENTLNESIKEAKEQRTLSEVAKNYDGGINKANINTNIQSLKLLKELEDTNRLANEEEQRLLASFSGFGKDAQKVFSEDSKYLKELKEFLDDSEIEELKRATLDAYFTPTAIVNNMYEIMKKQGLNKGDLILEPSVGLGAFVRGKSEYSFNLVELNPLIAKFTKQLYPSSKLINDDYIKTTAKANFILANPPYGNIKTFYKNEELNIHNAFVKKMIDDLNDGGTLGMIITHSFVDNMDNAMKEFLYKNADFVTMMKVPNKAFKDTEVNTDIIFLKKGTGQNIDDMLNNFYEKYPQNLLGASKSQKTNQYGKLEDYFSGGALDKAYANDGIKINLDDVKIYEYEKNPIINKELDQPLLKAREYYNKNADEVRSGEVYVKDNKVYFNDSEIKLNELDKTRKSAYKKFIELYPQIKALRTTLNSLREAELSDAKLDTINLLRTKLNHDYDVLAKKLKNDNIFNSHALKYGLENDAYAYELKALISYDEKTKKYYKNDIFHKRVFNPIRAESKPETIVDAFYYNQNKNYAFSSKSLSELLDNKFSANEIEKELLDKELILKNHKGELIDTNELLSGDLLEKIADFKNAKTLDEYQAKTLEKLENALPERIKIDDISFSMNSNIIKEKYIKDFFSDTYKANIKEIIKEPNTSKIDIIFSELGEHKLFVDDLYKTYDISDFADIILNNKQVIAQKYINKELVVSDTGTQALKGIISDIKLKFDSYIRSNYANEIEESVYKLNAKINKSYENSHISIAGMNADISLYEHQKSAVARVLDNKATFIAHEMGLGKTMSIASSVMKLKEVGKANRSMIITPKAVVGQFANEFKFLYPNSKILMIDKFDKANRLRTLNMMKYNDFDVCIISHDNFKNIKINAEYEASFIRNEIQELKDTIERIKKRDNENINIKNLQLRMENAEAKLKNRLEIANNEKDNVFFDDLGIDALFVDEAHKFKNMSFYSSFKNLKGLGSEKASDIAYDMYIKTSFLRDNDKNIVFATGTPLSNSITELYSYMRMLKPELLGEYNIHSLDDFVNTFAKVETVLEPNAKNELVEATRITDIVNIKTLKNMLFNVMDYVSNKELKEFWQERAKNGDLIAHDKLRRLAPNIEHIEVAIEPTSEHKARNRLYASFYNDLQNGKDHALAGLEHYKKMYEENRLNEKYEGKFSSDKVYVRKLAANGELNAARMNDSIDIRINGGTLDDENSKINTAVKNIINTAKEWQKDKGTQIVFLDKSNAMQDEIRQKLIKSSEFKESEIINIRDFDKITNENKRNEEIAKALQKMQDGEVRVLIGSRQKLGAGVNVQKRIVALHNIDAPWNAADYMQALGRAERQGNELNQIYDNFSVKSYNYVLKESFDAKVYDILKHKQNISRTFFTKDSNLNSAENFAGDIPFETMSNLANGNELATKMHELMKQRATLLENKAAIEAANTNNEQMLSKNQALFSKANKTQKLIKSLDVKEDENVLIGSKEYPKNSDTNKLIKEHLRSNQHSHDFLLSYDGVNINYQRKSFNKYELFIYDKIDRVDTRFDLVKEFSLDDNTNILQRLKNSFAKFDDIVKEQGEMKYNALKKINEAKEYKVQVFNDDEKITKLNNEIAELKAEIERQVKAAKEQAFNESAKEEVKSKLSDDLK; translated from the coding sequence GTGAATAATGATGAGTTAATAAAATTCTTAGATGAAAATCCAACCTATAAAGATGAAATAATTAAAAAAGCAAAAAATCAAAACTTACAAAATCAAGTAGAAAATATAATAAATGATATGGATACAAGCAATAACGAGTATTTAAAGAATATAATCCCATCGCAAGAAAAAATCCCGCAAGAAAAAATACAAGAGCCAACAACACCTACGCAAATACCTACACAAGAAAGCAATTCACAAGCACAAATAGGACTAAAAGAAAAAGATGTATTGCCGAACAATGATAGTGTTAAGGGGGTTAATAATTATGATGAATATTACAACAAGCTATCAGAAAAATACAATATAAGTATAGGTGATTTAAGAAATCTACATAAAGAAAACGATTATAAGGATTTAGAAAAAATACCTGGCTTATTAGATAATGTAGTTTTAGAGCAAGGAAAAAATGATTTTAAGCCTATAAAAGAAGTTTTATTTAGTGAAGTGGGAAGAGTAAGACAATCAACAAATAATCAAGAATTTTATGGGCTTAACCAAAATGAAACTAAAAAAATTTTAAATAATTTATCATCTAATTATGAAGTTGATGAGAGTGAAGTAATACAACTATACAACAATTATGTAGAAAAAAAAGTTTTAAACGAGCAAAAATATTTAGGTGTTAAGGATTTTTTAAAAGAACAAAACAATATAGATGAAGATGAAATTCAAGATATTAGGGCAAAAACTGATTTAGTAGTTCAAGAAACATTTAAGGATTTTGTAAATATTGGCAATGCTTTTTTAAATGATGATAAGTCTAGCATAAATGAATTAAACGAAAAAAAAGAAAAATCTATACAAATGCTATCGCAACATTTACAAGATAATTATGGCTATTCGGTAGTGCAGTTTGAAAATGGAGAATATGGAGTAAGAAACTTAATAACAGGTAAAATAACGCAGATGGATATTGATGCTGGGTTTTGGAAAAAAACTAATGCTAATAAGTATGAGATTTTGGGTTCAATCGGCGGTGCTTTTGCAGGTGCTCATCTTGGTGGTGGAGTTGGTCTTTATGCAGTAGCAAATGCAGCTGCATTAGCAGGTGCTAATTTAGATTTAAATAGTGCATTGAATTATTTAAATATTAATATGAGTTCAGCTGAACGCATTTGGCATTTAAGCAATACCTTAGCTGCTAATCTAACTTTAGACTTAGCAACAATGGGTGCGGGTAAAGGATTAAAAGTTGTATCAAAAAAAGTTATACTGGGTGCGGGTAAAGGATTAAAAGTTGTATCAAAAAAAGTTATACCTAGTAGTGCTTTATTTACTAAGGCAAAAAAGTTTGTTGGTGGTAGAGCTATCGGTTCAGCAAAAACATACGCAAAAGATTTACAAATAGATGATGATGTGTATGAAGTATTGCTTAATGCTAATGAAAAATATAAATTTGCTGATTTAAGCAATTTACAACACAATCAAAAAACAAGAGAAAGAATGGCTGATGTAGTACTTACAAATACTTTAGGTAGAATTGGAAAAAGAGAAATCACACAAGAGCAAAAAGAAATTCTATTAAAAGCATTAATAAGTGAGCAAGGCGTAGATAATTTAATTGAAGCAGTACAAAAAAATATAAGCTATGCACCGCTTTTAGAAAAAAATATTATAGGAGCGCACACAAGAGCTCTTCATAATTTTTTAGGGCAAATAAAAGATAGTACTAGTGAAGAAGAAATAAGCAAGATAATTTTTAATAATATTAACGAGATTAAAAACAACTATACAAAAGTTTATGAAAAAATAAAGAAAATTGATAAAAATGAAAATCATAAAGTTGATATAAAAGAATTTTCAAAGCTATTAAATAATTTTTTAGAAAGCGATACAAATATAGCACACTTAACAAGTAAGCAAAAACAAAAAAAGTTTTTTAGGGGATTTGAAAATATCGTTTTTGATGATAAGCATAATTTAAAAAGTTTTAATGCTAATGAATTAATAGAAATTAGAAAAGAACTTTATAATTATTATTATTCAAATACAAATAAAGGTGCTTTAAAAAAAGATTATAAAGCTTTAAAAGATATTTTAGATAGTAAAATATATGATTATTTAGAAAAGCTTGAAACAAGTGGACACAAAGAATTAGCAAAAGAATTTAAAGCAGTAAATGATGATTATCACTTTTATAAATCAGTATTATTAGATGATACCATAGGTTTAAAAAAGACAATAAATGATGAAGTGCTAGATAATAATGCTTTTTTAAATGCTTATGAAAACTTATTAAAAAATGATATAAGAGATAAAAGTGGAGTAAATTATTTTCATAATTTTATATCAAAACTAAGTGATGAGCAAAGAGCAAAGATTGAATTTGCGATAATTGAACGCAATTTAAGTAAGAATGTTTTTACGCAAAGACTTAGCGAAGTGCAAAGTTATGCGTATGATAAAATAGCAGATAGTTTAAAAGGTTATAACTTTTTATCGCAAACTAGCAAAGACGCAGTAGAACTAATTGATGTTTATTCAAAGTTTTTTGCAAATGATATAAAGATATTAAAAGCAATTAGTAAAGATGCTACAGAACAATTATCGCAAGGTATTAGCCAAAATCCTAAACATAGATTTTTTACTATGCTAAGTAATTTATTTATGCAATCTATGAAAAAATATATGTTTTGGACTGACGCAGGAAAAAAGGCTGCGTTTCAATATCATATCTTACAAGGCATTAAACATTCTAAAAGCATAAATGATTTTAACGAATATTTAAAAACGAGCTATAATTTAGCAAAAGATAGCAAATTAGCTTATTCAAACATTTTAAAAGAAATGGTTGATGATACAGAAAAAATGTTGGATATAAAAGAAGAAATCATAAAAGAAAGCACAAAAGGAAGACTAAAAAAAGCAAAAGAAAAAAAAATAAACTTAGATAATGTTAATCACAATTCAGATAAAGTTGATTTAATAAATGCAGGTTTTACTAAAGAAGAAGCTAGTAAAATGACCCTAAAACCGTTTGATGAATTAGGTGCTTTGGGTTCAAATAATGAAATATTTAAAATGGATTTTAAGAAATTTATAAATAAAATAAATGATAATGAAGAAGAATTTTACAAAAGGAGATATTTATTAGATGAAAGAACAAATTCAACAAGTGTTAAATTCAGTGCAGATGATAGATTTAACGAATTATCGCAAGTTAATGGCGTTAAAAGAGATGATATTATCACTACCGAAGGAAGAACAGCAGAGCCTAACAGTGGAACTTTGGGGGATACAAGAAAAGAGCCTTTTAAAACAGATACTAGAATACGAGAAAATACAGATGAGCGATTGGCAAATACAGTATCTAAGCAGTTACCTGATACCGACTTGGCTAGATTATCAGAGCAACGAAATGCTAATAGCGTTAATGCAACAAAAGCTATGGATGATACTAGATACGATAACGCAGAATTGGCAAGTGATAACAGAGGAGATTTATCCACCGCAACAAACACAAGAGCAGCAAAATCGCAGAAGAATGGTAATGAGCGATTTAGAGCGACTACTGATACTAATAGACTTGAACGAGATAGAAGAGTACGACAACAATATGCAAGAAGCCAAAAGAATATTATCTACAGCGTTAAGCTAGAAAAAGAAGAAATAATAAATCATCTAGCTAACAAAAAAGCTAAGCAGAAAATAACAAAAGATTTAAGCGATGAAAATACATTAAACGAAAGCATAAAAGAAGCAAAAGAGCAAAGGACTTTAAGCGAAGTTGCTAAAAATTATGATGGTGGTATTAATAAAGCAAATATTAATACAAATATACAAAGCTTAAAATTATTAAAAGAGCTTGAAGACACAAATAGACTTGCTAATGAAGAAGAGCAAAGATTGTTAGCTTCTTTTAGTGGATTTGGCAAAGACGCACAAAAAGTATTTAGCGAAGATAGTAAATATCTAAAAGAATTAAAAGAGTTTTTAGATGATAGCGAGATAGAAGAGCTTAAAAGAGCTACGCTAGATGCGTATTTTACCCCTACTGCAATTGTAAATAATATGTATGAGATAATGAAAAAACAAGGCTTAAATAAGGGTGATTTAATCCTTGAGCCTAGCGTCGGATTAGGTGCATTCGTTAGGGGAAAAAGTGAATATAGCTTTAATCTAGTAGAATTAAATCCACTCATCGCAAAATTTACAAAACAACTTTATCCATCATCAAAATTAATAAATGATGATTATATAAAAACTACTGCTAAGGCTAATTTTATCTTAGCAAATCCACCCTATGGCAATATAAAGACCTTTTATAAAAACGAAGAGCTAAATATACATAATGCTTTTGTTAAAAAAATGATTGATGATTTAAACGATGGTGGAACGCTAGGTATGATAATAACTCATTCATTCGTTGATAATATGGATAATGCTATGAAAGAGTTTTTATACAAAAATGCTGATTTTGTTACGATGATGAAAGTGCCAAATAAAGCTTTTAAAGACACCGAAGTAAATACTGATATTATTTTTCTAAAAAAAGGCACAGGACAAAATATAGATGATATGCTAAATAATTTTTATGAAAAATACCCACAAAACTTACTAGGTGCAAGTAAAAGCCAAAAAACAAATCAATATGGTAAGCTTGAAGACTATTTTAGTGGTGGTGCATTAGACAAAGCTTATGCAAATGATGGTATAAAAATTAATTTAGATGATGTTAAAATCTATGAATATGAAAAAAATCCTATCATAAATAAAGAATTAGACCAACCACTACTAAAAGCTAGAGAATACTATAATAAAAACGCCGATGAAGTAAGAAGTGGCGAAGTGTATGTAAAGGATAATAAAGTATATTTTAATGATAGCGAAATAAAGCTAAATGAACTTGATAAAACAAGAAAAAGTGCTTATAAAAAATTTATTGAACTTTATCCGCAAATAAAAGCTTTAAGAACTACATTAAATTCTTTAAGAGAAGCAGAGTTAAGCGACGCTAAATTAGATACTATAAATCTACTTAGAACTAAACTAAATCACGATTATGATGTTTTAGCAAAAAAGCTAAAAAATGATAATATATTTAACTCTCACGCACTTAAATACGGACTTGAAAACGACGCTTATGCTTATGAGCTAAAAGCATTAATTAGCTATGATGAAAAAACAAAAAAATACTATAAAAACGACATTTTTCACAAAAGAGTGTTTAATCCAATAAGAGCAGAAAGTAAGCCTGAAACAATAGTAGATGCTTTTTATTATAATCAAAATAAAAATTATGCTTTTTCTTCAAAAAGCTTAAGCGAGTTGCTAGATAATAAATTTAGTGCAAACGAGATTGAAAAAGAGCTTTTAGATAAAGAATTAATTCTTAAAAATCACAAAGGCGAATTAATAGACACAAATGAATTATTAAGTGGTGATTTGTTAGAAAAAATAGCAGATTTTAAAAACGCTAAAACATTAGATGAATATCAAGCAAAAACACTTGAAAAACTAGAAAATGCTTTGCCTGAAAGAATTAAAATAGATGATATTAGCTTTTCTATGAACTCAAATATAATAAAAGAAAAATATATAAAAGACTTTTTTAGCGATACTTATAAAGCTAATATAAAAGAAATTATAAAAGAGCCAAATACGAGTAAGATTGATATAATTTTTAGTGAGCTTGGAGAACACAAGCTTTTTGTAGATGATTTATATAAAACTTATGATATTAGCGATTTTGCTGATATTATTTTAAATAATAAACAAGTAATAGCACAAAAATACATAAATAAAGAGCTAGTAGTTAGCGATACAGGAACACAGGCCTTAAAAGGGATAATAAGCGATATTAAGCTGAAGTTTGATAGCTACATAAGAAGTAATTATGCAAATGAAATTGAAGAAAGCGTATATAAGCTAAATGCTAAGATAAATAAATCTTATGAAAACTCACATATTAGCATAGCTGGAATGAATGCTGATATTAGTTTGTACGAGCATCAAAAAAGTGCAGTAGCACGTGTGCTTGATAATAAAGCAACTTTTATTGCTCACGAAATGGGCTTAGGTAAAACTATGAGTATTGCAAGTAGTGTAATGAAGCTAAAAGAAGTTGGCAAAGCAAATAGGAGTATGATAATAACTCCAAAAGCAGTGGTAGGGCAATTTGCTAATGAGTTTAAGTTTTTGTATCCAAATAGCAAAATCTTAATGATAGATAAGTTTGATAAAGCAAATCGCTTAAGAACTCTTAATATGATGAAATATAATGATTTTGATGTATGTATCATAAGTCACGATAATTTTAAAAATATAAAAATCAATGCTGAATATGAAGCTAGTTTTATAAGAAATGAAATACAAGAGCTAAAAGATACAATTGAGCGAATTAAAAAAAGAGATAATGAAAACATAAATATAAAGAACTTGCAGTTAAGAATGGAAAATGCCGAAGCTAAGCTAAAAAATAGACTTGAAATCGCAAATAATGAAAAAGATAATGTATTTTTTGATGATTTAGGCATAGATGCACTTTTTGTAGATGAAGCACATAAGTTTAAGAATATGAGCTTTTATTCAAGTTTTAAAAACTTAAAAGGACTAGGTAGCGAAAAAGCAAGTGATATAGCTTATGATATGTATATAAAAACTAGCTTTTTAAGAGATAATGATAAAAATATCGTTTTTGCAACAGGAACGCCACTAAGTAACAGCATAACAGAACTTTACTCATATATGAGAATGCTAAAACCTGAATTGCTTGGCGAATACAATATACATTCGCTAGATGATTTTGTAAATACTTTTGCTAAAGTTGAAACTGTGCTAGAACCTAACGCAAAAAATGAGCTAGTAGAAGCAACTAGAATAACTGATATTGTAAATATAAAAACTCTTAAAAATATGCTTTTTAACGTAATGGATTATGTGAGCAATAAAGAATTAAAAGAGTTTTGGCAAGAAAGAGCTAAAAACGGTGATTTGATAGCTCACGATAAGCTAAGACGCTTAGCACCTAATATTGAGCATATAGAGGTGGCAATAGAGCCAACAAGCGAACATAAAGCTAGAAATAGATTATATGCTAGTTTTTATAATGACTTACAAAACGGCAAAGACCACGCACTTGCAGGATTAGAACATTATAAAAAAATGTATGAAGAAAATAGACTTAATGAAAAATATGAAGGTAAATTTTCAAGCGATAAAGTGTATGTGAGAAAACTTGCTGCTAATGGAGAATTAAACGCAGCAAGGATGAATGATAGTATTGATATAAGAATTAATGGTGGAACGCTAGATGATGAAAATTCTAAAATCAATACAGCAGTAAAAAATATAATAAATACTGCTAAAGAGTGGCAAAAAGATAAGGGAACTCAAATAGTATTTTTAGATAAATCAAATGCTATGCAAGATGAGATAAGACAAAAACTAATAAAAAGCAGTGAGTTTAAAGAAAGCGAGATTATAAATATTAGAGATTTTGACAAAATCACAAATGAAAACAAAAGAAATGAAGAAATAGCAAAAGCTTTACAAAAAATGCAAGATGGAGAAGTCCGTGTCCTAATAGGCAGTAGACAAAAACTTGGTGCTGGAGTGAATGTGCAAAAGCGTATAGTAGCATTACACAATATAGACGCTCCGTGGAACGCGGCTGATTATATGCAAGCGTTAGGTAGAGCTGAAAGACAAGGAAATGAACTAAATCAAATCTATGATAATTTTAGTGTAAAAAGCTATAACTATGTACTTAAAGAAAGTTTTGACGCTAAAGTTTATGATATATTAAAACATAAACAAAATATATCAAGAACCTTTTTTACAAAAGATAGCAATTTAAATAGTGCTGAAAACTTTGCAGGAGATATACCATTTGAAACAATGTCAAACCTTGCTAATGGAAATGAATTAGCAACTAAAATGCACGAGCTGATGAAACAAAGAGCTACTCTATTAGAAAATAAAGCTGCAATTGAAGCTGCAAATACTAATAACGAGCAAATGCTAAGCAAAAATCAAGCACTTTTTAGCAAGGCAAACAAAACGCAAAAACTAATAAAAAGCCTTGATGTTAAAGAAGACGAGAATGTATTAATTGGTAGTAAAGAATATCCTAAAAATAGTGATACAAATAAGCTTATAAAAGAGCATTTAAGGAGCAATCAACATTCGCACGATTTTTTATTAAGTTACGATGGAGTAAATATAAATTATCAAAGAAAAAGCTTTAATAAATATGAGCTTTTTATATATGATAAAATCGATAGAGTTGATACAAGATTTGATTTAGTAAAAGAGTTTAGCTTAGATGATAATACAAATATACTGCAAAGATTAAAAAATAGTTTTGCTAAGTTTGATGATATAGTAAAAGAGCAAGGAGAAATGAAATACAATGCACTTAAAAAAATCAACGAAGCAAAAGAATATAAAGTGCAAGTATTTAATGATGATGAAAAAATTACAAAGCTAAACAATGAAATCGCAGAGCTTAAAGCAGAAATTGAAAGACAAGTAAAAGCAGCAAAAGAACAAGCGTTTAATGAGTCTGCAAAAGAAGAAGTTAAGTCTAAATTAAGCGATGATTTAAAGTGA